In a genomic window of Zingiber officinale cultivar Zhangliang unplaced genomic scaffold, Zo_v1.1 ctg135, whole genome shotgun sequence:
- the LOC122036237 gene encoding DNA-directed RNA polymerases I and III subunit RPAC1-like, whose protein sequence is MSKKKVSALDMPDVPMGQLPEHLNLQRTRLRCKADAPIHYSGAYASMGVDNSVDIKNFNSNFKVEIVRLTEDEIEFDMIGIDAALANAFRRILIAEVPTMAIKKILMVNNTSVIPDELLAHRLGLIPLDADPRVFEYLSENDEPNERNTIVYKLDVSCKKGSPRITVKSDHLKWLPNGSELEIATLDKSSKVKSYTSFSCSQNSLPEISKKPLGVKHDDIILAKLGPGQEIELEAHAVKGIGKDHAKWSPVAATWYRMLPEVVLSEEVKGQDAEKLVKKCPLNVFDIEDLGNGEKKAVVANSRACTFCGECIRDVSEGLVKLRRVEDHFIFTIESVGALSPDELFIEAVKILEEKCHRQIVQLS, encoded by the exons ATGTCGAAGAAGAAGGTGTCAGCTCTGGATATGCCGGACGTCCCTATGGGGCAGCTCCCGGAACATCTTAATCTTCAGCGGACCCGCCTTCGTTGCAAGGCTGATGCCCCGATCCAT TACTCTGGAGCTTACGCATCGATGGGAGTTGACAACAGTGTCGACATAAAAAACTTCAACAGCAACTTTAAGGTTGAAATTGTCAGGCTCACTGAGGACGAGATTGAATTTGATATGATCGGCATTGATGCTGCATTGGCAAATGCATTCCGAAGGATCCTCATTGCTGAG GTTCCTACTATGGCCATCAAGAAAATCCTCATGGTCAATAACACATCTGTAATACCAGATGAGTTGCTAGCCCACAGACTTGGCCTTATTCCTCTCGATGCCGACCCAAGGGTCTTTGAATACTTGTCag AAAATGATGAGCCAAATGAACGGAATACCATTGTCTATAAGCTGGATGTGTCCTGCAAAAAGGGTAGTCCACGTATTACAG TCAAGTCAGATCATTTGAAGTGGCTACCAAATGGCAGCGAACTTGAAATAGCTACTCTTGACAAGTCTTCAAAAGTGAAAAGTTACACCTCATTCAGTTGTAGTCAAAATTCTTTGCCAGAAATATCCAAAAAACCACTTGGAGTAAAGCACGATGACATAATTCTTGCCAAACTTGGGCCGGGACAG GAAATCGAGCTTGAGGCACATGCTGTCAAAGGCATCGGCAAAGATCATGCCAAGTGGTCTCCTGTGGCTGCAACATGGTACCGAATGCTCCCAGAG GTTGTACTATCTGAAGAAGTAAAAGGTCAAGATGCTGAAAAGCTCGTAAAGAAATGCCCTCTCAATGTTTTTGACATTGAAGATCTTGGAAATG GTGAGAAGAAGGCAGTCGTTGCCAACTCTCGAGCTTGTACATTTTGCGGAGAATGTATCCGCGATGTGAGTGAAGGGCTCGTGAAGTTGCGACGTGTCGAAGATCACTTTATTT TCACCATTGAATCTGTTGGAGCTTTATCACCAGATGAGTTATTCATTGAGGCTGTGAAAATCTTGGAAGAGAAATGTCACCGTCAGATAGTTCAGCTatcttaa
- the LOC122036238 gene encoding KH domain-containing protein At5g56140-like: MDSGRYMAYSPSPSTVPYSPHISGMRTPGGAIGEQEKYLTELLAERQKLNPFVPVLPHSFHLLNQEILRVTKLLENASLLDQSGFEHGSPLITGGLFPNGGVADMNSWASTFQSERLGTLQPSTRSGWVGPQGNSSGLVIKKTIRVDIPVDQFPNYNFVGRLLGPRGNSLKRLEAITACRVLIRGRGSIKDPAREEMMRGKPGYEHLNEPLHILVEADLPVEIVDTRLMQAREALEEMLKPVDESMDFLKKQQLRELALLNGTLRDEGSHTSGSVSPFHDSLAMKRAKTRG; this comes from the exons ATGGATTCCGGCAGATACATGGCCTATTCGCCCTCCCCCTCCACCGTCCCCTATTCGCCCCACATCTCCGGCATGCGCACGCCTGGCGGCGCCATCGGCGAGCAGGAGAA GTACCTGACGGAATTGCTTGCGGAGCGTCAGAAACTAAATCCGTTTGTGCCAGTGCTGCCTCACAGTTTCCACTTGCTTAACCAGG AAATTTTGCGTGTAACCAAACTGTTGGAGAATGCATCTCTTTTAGATCAATCTGGTTTTGAACATGGTAGCCCACTGATCACTGGAGGATTATTTCCAAACGGAGGCGTTGCTGACATGAATAGCTGGGCATCAACATTTCAATCTGAA AGATTGGGAACATTACAGCCTTCAACTAGGAGTGGTTGGGTTGGGCCACAAGGCAACTCTTCTGGTCTTGTTATTAAGAAAACAATTAGAGTGGATATTCCCGTGGATCAGTTCCCTAAT TACAACTTTGTTGGTCGACTCCTTGGTCCGAGAGGAAACTCTCTTAAGCGGCTTGAAGCTATCACTGCTTGTCGTGTGCTAATACGGGGGCGAGGCAGTATTAAAGATCCTGCTCGG GAGGAAATGATGCGCGGGAAACCAGGTTACGAACATCTCAACGAGCCCCTTCACATTCTCGTAGAAGCAGACTTGCCAGTTGAAATTGTTGATACCCGCTTAATGCAAGCTCGTGAAGCTCTCGAGGAGATGCTGAAACCTGTG GATGAATCAATGGACTTCCTTAAGAAGCAGCAGCTCAGAGAGCTCGCCCTACTGAACGGCACCCTCCGTGACGAAGGCTCTCACACATCGGGGTCAGTCTCCCCTTTCCATGATAGCCTTGCAATGAAGAGAGCTAAGACAAGAGGGTGA